In Idiomarina sp. PL1-037, a single genomic region encodes these proteins:
- the coaE gene encoding dephospho-CoA kinase (Dephospho-CoA kinase (CoaE) performs the final step in coenzyme A biosynthesis.), translating to MTYVVGVTGGIGSGKSAATAEFERLGVTVVDADIVSRQVVMPGSPCLQAIAEHFGRDLLTDKGELDRKALRQKIFSAPAEKDWLNSLLHPAIREEILVQLEQASSPYVILSAPLLLENNLDKYCQRVLVVDIPEELQLQRTVQRDESPKEEIEAIMKAQLSRETRRRKADDILNNEGSIDDLRQQVNQLHQRYLAATIAQEK from the coding sequence ATGACCTACGTAGTGGGTGTAACCGGAGGAATTGGTAGCGGAAAGTCGGCAGCCACAGCTGAGTTTGAAAGGCTGGGTGTAACCGTGGTCGATGCCGATATTGTCTCCCGTCAGGTGGTGATGCCGGGCAGTCCATGCCTGCAAGCTATTGCAGAGCACTTTGGTCGCGATCTGCTAACGGATAAAGGGGAGCTTGACCGCAAAGCTCTACGCCAAAAAATATTCTCTGCCCCCGCAGAAAAAGACTGGTTGAACAGCTTATTGCACCCAGCCATACGAGAGGAAATTCTGGTTCAACTGGAGCAGGCTAGCTCGCCCTATGTAATTTTATCAGCGCCGCTACTACTGGAAAATAATTTAGATAAGTACTGCCAGCGGGTATTAGTGGTAGATATTCCGGAAGAATTGCAACTGCAAAGAACCGTTCAGCGCGACGAGAGTCCAAAAGAGGAAATTGAGGCAATAATGAAAGCTCAACTGAGCCGTGAAACACGACGTCGTAAGGCGGACGATATTCTGAATAACGAGGGCAGTATCGATGACTTACGTCAGCAAGTTAACCAACTGCATCAGCGCTATCTTGCGGCAACCATTGCACAGGAAAAGTAA
- a CDS encoding A24 family peptidase, with protein MEYLLAAESLPTLVVALALGAVIGSFLNVVITRLPIQLERQWQHECAEMNGTPVTEQDRFSIAFPGSHCPECKTSIAWYDNIPLLSYLVLHARCRHCQTPIPVTYWLVEIISCAAFGLIGWHFGFTLPALVYATVCSLLICLFVIDWRHQLLPDQLTYPLLWVALLWSISDLSDITPASAIIGAAAGYLSLWSVFWAYKLITGKEGMGYGDFKLLAAITAFTGATLLPVTILASSVCGAVIGLIMLRRHSRSQPIPFGPFLIGGGLLSYFYGMELLFSYWHWLGGV; from the coding sequence ATGGAATACTTGCTTGCTGCCGAGTCATTACCAACGCTGGTGGTCGCGCTGGCGCTGGGCGCCGTTATCGGTAGCTTCCTGAACGTAGTGATCACCCGACTGCCAATACAACTGGAACGCCAGTGGCAACATGAATGTGCCGAAATGAACGGTACGCCGGTTACCGAGCAGGACCGCTTTTCCATCGCGTTTCCGGGGTCACATTGCCCTGAGTGCAAGACCTCTATTGCCTGGTACGATAATATTCCGCTGTTGAGCTATCTGGTTTTGCACGCTCGCTGCCGCCATTGCCAAACCCCCATTCCGGTTACCTACTGGCTGGTTGAAATTATCAGTTGCGCGGCTTTCGGTCTGATAGGCTGGCATTTCGGGTTCACTCTACCGGCGCTGGTGTATGCTACGGTCTGTTCGTTATTGATTTGCCTGTTCGTTATCGACTGGCGTCATCAGTTACTGCCCGATCAGCTCACTTATCCTTTACTCTGGGTCGCTTTGCTCTGGTCTATCTCTGACTTAAGTGACATAACTCCGGCCTCCGCAATTATTGGTGCCGCAGCGGGTTATCTTAGTCTTTGGAGCGTGTTCTGGGCCTATAAGCTCATCACTGGCAAAGAAGGTATGGGCTATGGCGACTTTAAGCTGCTGGCGGCTATTACCGCATTTACCGGCGCGACTCTGTTGCCAGTCACTATTCTTGCCAGCTCGGTTTGCGGAGCCGTAATAGGTCTGATTATGTTGCGCCGGCACAGCCGCTCACAACCTATCCCCTTTGGGCCTTTTCTAATCGGCGGAGGCCTGCTGAGTTACTTTTATGGTATGGAGCTGTTGTTCAGTTACTGGCATTGGTTAGGAGGCGTTTAA
- the yacG gene encoding DNA gyrase inhibitor YacG, with amino-acid sequence MSISVNCPTCQTQVEWSEKSPARPFCSERCKLIDLGEWANEEKSIPGEPVVIANDDYNGDEQDY; translated from the coding sequence ATGAGCATTAGTGTTAACTGCCCAACCTGCCAGACTCAGGTGGAATGGTCAGAAAAATCCCCTGCCAGACCTTTTTGCAGTGAGCGATGCAAGCTTATTGATTTAGGTGAATGGGCAAACGAAGAAAAAAGCATTCCGGGCGAACCCGTTGTCATAGCTAACGACGACTATAACGGTGACGAGCAGGACTATTAG
- a CDS encoding prepilin-type N-terminal cleavage/methylation domain-containing protein has protein sequence MQEVHFHRLPVRRLSVLRFPGKGFSLIEMMVVVAIIAILSAIAVPSYTYYTQQAKVSKALAHAQPLQLGIALCWQIEGQLNQCNQAGNKGIPGLPSPLPDELSDLSLTESAAVRLTLNSVSINNQPLQIELTPNATNTHLDWSVSCSDYSEMRSVVQNCEQQVSY, from the coding sequence ATGCAGGAAGTACATTTTCACCGTTTGCCCGTTCGTCGTTTATCCGTTCTTCGTTTTCCAGGTAAGGGTTTTAGTCTTATTGAGATGATGGTCGTGGTGGCAATCATTGCCATCCTCTCGGCCATTGCCGTTCCGTCGTACACCTATTACACCCAGCAGGCCAAAGTCAGTAAAGCCTTAGCCCATGCTCAGCCGTTACAGTTGGGTATCGCTTTATGCTGGCAAATTGAGGGGCAGTTAAACCAATGCAATCAGGCCGGAAATAAAGGCATTCCCGGCTTACCGTCACCTCTACCCGATGAGCTCAGTGATCTCAGTCTGACCGAATCAGCCGCGGTGCGCTTAACTCTTAACTCGGTGAGTATTAACAATCAGCCACTGCAAATTGAACTGACACCCAACGCCACGAATACGCATTTAGACTGGAGCGTTTCCTGTTCCGATTACAGCGAAATGCGCTCAGTGGTGCAAAACTGTGAACAGCAGGTAAGCTACTAA
- the ampE gene encoding beta-lactamase regulator AmpE, with product MVLIALLIALSVERLYHSPAFLHWSFFLERWQHWSAARLTNEKWESEPLQLVRLLVPALAVGFLVVLLDNLMVTFIVSILSLLLAMNCQPARKSYKAYLKAANRGDEQQVNEHQQALTEFAGHHQPKQLSDTLIWINYRQYIAVMFYFVLFGSFGALVYASLRYAEKQLINEQKSAKPWQQFMWFADWVPARLAGFGLLIVGHFSRAFPVWAKHCLNPQTDPDKLLFNVASKAEDSPQHPDDRTEHIACQLRLMRRQQVFWVCVIAALTLTGWVN from the coding sequence ATGGTTCTCATTGCGTTGCTGATTGCTTTAAGCGTTGAGCGTTTGTATCACAGCCCGGCCTTTTTGCACTGGTCGTTTTTTCTGGAACGCTGGCAACACTGGAGTGCGGCACGGCTGACAAACGAAAAGTGGGAAAGTGAGCCACTGCAACTGGTTCGCCTGCTGGTTCCTGCTTTGGCTGTCGGCTTTTTGGTGGTGTTGCTGGACAACCTTATGGTCACCTTTATTGTCAGTATTTTGTCTTTACTGCTGGCAATGAATTGCCAGCCCGCCCGCAAAAGCTATAAAGCGTATTTAAAAGCGGCAAACCGGGGCGATGAACAACAGGTAAATGAACATCAACAGGCATTAACTGAATTTGCCGGGCATCATCAGCCAAAACAGTTAAGTGACACGTTAATCTGGATCAATTATCGGCAATATATTGCGGTGATGTTTTATTTTGTGCTGTTTGGCAGTTTTGGCGCTCTGGTATACGCCAGTCTGCGTTATGCCGAGAAGCAATTAATAAATGAACAGAAATCGGCTAAACCCTGGCAGCAATTTATGTGGTTCGCAGACTGGGTTCCGGCTCGCTTAGCCGGGTTTGGCTTATTAATTGTGGGGCATTTTTCACGGGCGTTTCCGGTTTGGGCCAAGCACTGTCTGAACCCGCAGACCGATCCGGACAAACTTCTGTTTAATGTCGCCAGCAAAGCAGAAGACAGCCCTCAGCATCCCGACGACAGAACCGAGCACATTGCTTGTCAGTTGCGCTTAATGCGTCGCCAGCAGGTTTTCTGGGTGTGTGTTATTGCCGCCTTAACCTTAACGGGTTGGGTAAACTAG
- a CDS encoding type II secretion system F family protein gives MKTLNYCWQWQADKASGLVHADSLLQAKQLLSQHHIRCTKIKRLSKRQRKLNKPKLSLWYTLLQQTASLLESGLPLSEALRHSICETKSRSLRWLIEDCIRNIEHGFSFSRNLDYYENWLPKADIDAIAWAEQNGQLADALQQLQELEKRQHQLRKQLTKALRYPVIVLIVAAGVCFMMMGWVLPAFAELFGEGELPWLTAVLLNSSALLKEQAVVIFSAIFVAAVTLFAVKSKAPLFFQRTLAQLPVIGQLLQDIRLQQLFHRLAVALRAGIETRQAILSTESSLSWLPHKAALRHIHKQLESGNGWVDSFRSSTLNEPRTLSFLKVGEQNGKIDNAFAALANFKRQRFEENCERLVALAEPLLMVVLGGIIGTLLIAMYLPLFSMGQQFQ, from the coding sequence ATGAAAACGCTTAATTACTGCTGGCAGTGGCAGGCTGATAAGGCGTCCGGGCTGGTTCATGCAGACTCACTTTTGCAGGCTAAACAGTTGCTATCGCAACATCATATCCGTTGTACAAAAATAAAACGCTTATCTAAGCGCCAGAGAAAACTGAATAAACCTAAATTATCGCTCTGGTACACCTTGCTGCAACAAACCGCCAGTTTACTGGAGAGCGGACTGCCACTTTCAGAAGCTCTGAGGCACAGTATTTGCGAAACTAAGTCCAGAAGCCTGCGCTGGTTAATTGAAGATTGTATTCGCAATATTGAGCACGGCTTCTCGTTCAGTCGCAATTTGGACTATTACGAAAACTGGCTTCCCAAAGCTGACATTGACGCCATAGCCTGGGCCGAACAAAACGGACAGCTTGCCGATGCGTTACAGCAGTTACAAGAACTGGAAAAACGCCAGCATCAACTGAGAAAGCAATTAACCAAAGCACTGCGTTATCCCGTCATTGTATTAATAGTGGCTGCTGGTGTTTGCTTCATGATGATGGGCTGGGTTTTGCCAGCCTTTGCTGAACTCTTTGGTGAAGGCGAACTCCCATGGCTAACCGCTGTTTTATTGAATTCATCAGCACTTTTGAAAGAGCAGGCAGTTGTCATTTTCAGTGCGATATTCGTTGCGGCAGTTACTCTTTTTGCCGTTAAAAGCAAAGCTCCCCTGTTCTTTCAACGAACACTAGCGCAATTACCCGTTATTGGGCAATTACTTCAGGATATTAGACTGCAACAACTGTTTCACCGGCTCGCGGTAGCTTTGCGGGCTGGTATTGAAACCCGGCAAGCTATTCTCAGCACCGAGTCATCTTTGAGCTGGTTACCCCATAAGGCAGCTTTGCGTCACATTCATAAACAGCTAGAGTCCGGTAATGGTTGGGTCGACAGCTTCCGCTCCAGTACGCTGAACGAACCCCGCACTCTCAGTTTTCTTAAAGTTGGCGAGCAAAATGGTAAAATCGATAACGCCTTCGCCGCACTTGCCAATTTCAAGCGACAACGTTTTGAGGAAAACTGTGAGCGCCTGGTTGCGCTGGCAGAGCCCTTGCTGATGGTCGTTTTAGGCGGCATTATAGGTACTCTTTTGATCGCTATGTATTTACCGCTGTTTTCTATGGGGCAGCAGTTTCAATAA
- the pdhR gene encoding pyruvate dehydrogenase complex transcriptional repressor PdhR: MPDLPIKQTKLSDTIVAHLEQMIVDGRLGAGQKLPSERQLAQQFNVSRPSLREAIQKLEAKGVLERRQGGGTYVINSMNEQLTEPLFELLAKHPESQFDLLEFRHALEGISSFYAALRGTDADLDRISESIKDLENSRANSIDDQVNAIVEFYHRIAEASHNVILLHVIHGMQELLAENIRQNLEILAGRDDLLGKLNQHRQQLVSAIVAGKPEQARDACHQHLAYIEQTLLNLGKEQSRIQRSLRRS, from the coding sequence ATGCCGGATTTACCCATAAAACAAACGAAATTATCTGACACTATTGTCGCTCATCTTGAGCAGATGATCGTGGATGGGCGACTTGGTGCCGGGCAAAAACTTCCGTCAGAACGTCAGTTGGCTCAGCAGTTCAATGTGTCACGCCCATCGTTGCGTGAGGCCATTCAAAAACTGGAAGCAAAAGGTGTTTTAGAGCGTCGGCAGGGCGGAGGCACTTATGTTATTAACAGCATGAATGAGCAACTGACCGAACCTTTATTTGAATTACTGGCCAAACACCCAGAGTCGCAATTTGATTTGCTTGAGTTCCGTCATGCATTGGAGGGCATCTCATCTTTTTATGCGGCGTTAAGAGGCACCGACGCCGATCTGGATCGGATTTCCGAGAGTATAAAAGACTTAGAGAATAGCCGGGCTAACAGTATCGACGATCAGGTCAACGCAATAGTGGAGTTTTACCACCGCATTGCCGAGGCTTCGCACAACGTTATTTTGTTGCATGTCATTCATGGCATGCAGGAATTACTGGCCGAAAATATTAGGCAGAACCTGGAAATACTGGCGGGTCGTGACGACTTGCTGGGAAAACTGAATCAACACCGTCAGCAGCTGGTTAGTGCCATTGTTGCCGGTAAACCGGAGCAAGCGCGGGATGCGTGTCATCAACATTTAGCCTATATTGAACAGACATTGTTAAACTTAGGCAAAGAACAGTCACGCATTCAACGTTCGCTACGACGTTCCTGA
- the nadC gene encoding carboxylating nicotinate-nucleotide diphosphorylase encodes MSQPELQLAIQDGVRAALKEDLFGEDARLDITAQLIPEQSQSRASIITREDAVICGCAWVEQVFRQMGNQVEIEWLVKDGDKVKANTELCRLKGPSRILLTGERTALNFLQTLSATATTTYHYSKLLDGYKTKLLDTRKTLPGMRLAQKYAVRCGGGVNHRIGLFDAYLIKENHIFACGGIAQAVATARRLNPGKTVEVEVESLDEFAQALKAGADVIMLDNFSIEDIQQVVQQNHDNAGHNAQLEVSGNITDERLPELAATGVDFISSGALTKNVQAIDLSMRISEDS; translated from the coding sequence ATGAGCCAGCCCGAGCTGCAACTTGCTATTCAGGACGGTGTGCGCGCCGCATTGAAAGAAGATTTATTCGGCGAAGATGCCCGTTTAGATATTACTGCGCAACTGATCCCGGAACAAAGCCAGTCCCGTGCCAGCATTATTACCCGTGAAGACGCTGTCATTTGTGGTTGTGCCTGGGTTGAACAGGTGTTTCGCCAAATGGGAAATCAGGTGGAAATTGAATGGCTGGTCAAAGACGGCGATAAGGTAAAAGCCAATACGGAGCTGTGCCGCTTAAAGGGCCCCAGCCGTATTTTGCTGACCGGTGAACGCACGGCACTTAACTTTTTACAGACGCTATCTGCTACCGCGACCACCACTTATCACTACAGCAAATTGCTCGACGGTTATAAAACGAAACTACTGGACACCCGAAAAACCCTGCCTGGTATGCGTTTAGCACAGAAATACGCGGTGCGCTGCGGTGGCGGTGTGAACCACCGCATTGGTTTATTTGATGCTTACCTAATTAAAGAAAATCACATTTTTGCCTGTGGTGGCATTGCTCAGGCTGTAGCTACAGCAAGACGCCTGAACCCGGGTAAAACGGTGGAAGTTGAAGTTGAGAGTTTGGATGAATTCGCACAGGCCCTGAAGGCCGGAGCCGACGTCATTATGCTGGATAACTTCAGTATTGAAGACATTCAGCAGGTGGTACAGCAAAACCATGATAATGCCGGGCACAACGCGCAACTGGAAGTCTCGGGTAATATCACCGATGAGCGTTTGCCGGAACTGGCTGCCACCGGCGTTGATTTTATCTCCTCCGGCGCTTTGACAAAGAACGTCCAGGCAATTGATTTATCAATGAGAATTTCAGAAGATAGCTAA
- a CDS encoding GspE/PulE family protein, giving the protein MTDFACCSLTHLPGQMSSSENEHDPFLQQHGLLLFAQGKTWLILLQQPGFAPVDEVLLSFYSDKKVLLIRGKGKRPGIQLPKDSAIEYVNQLLLYCSERGLSDLHLQPLNQGVVVRGREAGQLRRLDFIPREFAQQIYSRIKVQANLDLTEQRQPQDGRLSVQSGDNMQLEFRLNCCPVIGGEKLVLRCLQPTRNIPPLQQTGLLEQQYRWFARCLEQKQGLILVTGPTGSGKTSTLYSAMSQLDTERSNVCSVEDPVEVPLPGCSQVMVNARQGLTFASILRALLRQDPDVILIGEIRDAETAKIAVQAAQTGHLVLSSLHTNSCLDTLKRLHSLGVNPLDIRSSLKLIVSQRLLPVAESYNRTEKKRQAVFEIVPWLDTAERLIETLTSSRASIDDLRHYLSQFNLPDFSQALQHYIDSGLISPAEKERLSYENA; this is encoded by the coding sequence ATGACTGATTTCGCCTGTTGTTCACTCACCCACCTGCCCGGGCAGATGAGTTCGTCGGAGAATGAGCACGACCCTTTTCTGCAGCAACATGGTTTGCTGCTGTTTGCTCAGGGGAAAACATGGCTCATTTTATTACAACAACCCGGATTTGCACCGGTCGACGAGGTATTGCTCAGCTTTTACAGTGATAAAAAAGTATTGCTGATTCGTGGCAAAGGCAAGCGACCCGGTATTCAACTGCCAAAGGACTCGGCTATCGAGTACGTTAATCAACTGCTGCTCTATTGCTCAGAGAGAGGGTTATCTGACCTGCATCTGCAACCTCTGAATCAAGGTGTTGTTGTCAGAGGCCGCGAAGCCGGACAGCTGCGCCGTTTAGATTTTATTCCGCGAGAGTTCGCACAGCAGATTTATTCGCGCATTAAAGTGCAGGCCAACCTTGACTTAACCGAGCAACGTCAGCCTCAGGACGGACGCTTGTCGGTGCAATCCGGTGATAATATGCAACTGGAATTCAGATTAAACTGCTGTCCGGTTATCGGTGGAGAAAAACTGGTGCTGCGGTGCTTACAGCCCACACGCAACATTCCCCCCTTACAGCAAACTGGGCTGCTGGAACAACAGTATCGTTGGTTTGCCCGCTGTTTAGAACAGAAGCAAGGCTTAATTCTGGTGACCGGCCCAACCGGTAGTGGCAAAACCTCCACGTTGTACAGCGCAATGAGTCAGCTGGATACTGAGCGCAGCAACGTTTGCAGTGTTGAAGATCCGGTAGAGGTCCCGCTACCGGGCTGCAGTCAGGTGATGGTCAATGCGCGCCAGGGGCTGACCTTCGCATCAATTCTCCGCGCCCTCCTCCGGCAAGACCCCGATGTCATCCTTATTGGTGAAATCCGCGATGCAGAGACAGCTAAAATTGCAGTTCAGGCAGCGCAAACGGGGCATTTAGTTCTGAGTTCACTGCACACCAACAGCTGCCTGGATACGTTAAAGCGTTTGCACTCCCTGGGCGTTAACCCGCTGGATATTCGCAGCTCATTAAAGCTTATCGTCAGCCAACGCTTACTGCCGGTAGCCGAAAGCTACAACAGAACCGAGAAAAAGCGGCAGGCAGTGTTTGAGATTGTGCCCTGGTTAGATACAGCAGAAAGGCTAATTGAGACATTAACCAGCTCACGAGCCTCCATTGACGATTTGCGTCATTATCTTAGCCAGTTCAACCTTCCCGACTTTTCGCAAGCGCTACAGCATTATATCGATAGCGGCTTAATCAGCCCTGCAGAAAAGGAGCGACTCAGTTATGAAAACGCTTAA
- the ampD gene encoding 1,6-anhydro-N-acetylmuramyl-L-alanine amidase AmpD: MKSDPIKNHKITTAAQHPSPHYDERPQSAEVSLLVIHCISLPEGQYGTPYIRQLFMGDLEPDAHPDFAILKGLRVSAHCVIRRDGTLEQYVPFDKRAWHAGMSRYCGRRRCNDFSIGIELEGTDHSAYTQEQYEQLIAVTKALIGTYPNLNRRRIVGHQDIAPGRKTDPGSEFDWQTYLNAL; this comes from the coding sequence GTGAAAAGCGACCCGATAAAAAATCATAAAATAACGACTGCGGCGCAGCATCCGTCCCCGCATTACGATGAGCGCCCACAAAGCGCTGAAGTCAGTCTGCTGGTCATTCACTGTATTAGCCTGCCGGAAGGGCAATATGGTACACCTTATATTCGCCAGTTGTTTATGGGCGACCTGGAACCCGATGCGCACCCGGACTTTGCTATCCTGAAAGGGCTGAGGGTGTCGGCCCATTGTGTGATCCGCCGGGACGGTACGCTGGAGCAATACGTGCCTTTTGATAAACGTGCCTGGCACGCCGGTATGTCCCGTTATTGCGGGCGCAGACGATGCAACGATTTCAGTATAGGTATTGAACTCGAAGGAACCGACCACAGTGCTTATACTCAAGAGCAATACGAACAATTAATTGCAGTCACTAAGGCGTTAATCGGTACTTATCCCAATCTAAACCGCCGGCGTATTGTCGGCCATCAGGATATCGCCCCGGGTCGTAAAACGGACCCGGGCAGTGAATTTGACTGGCAAACCTATTTAAATGCCTTATAA
- the zapD gene encoding cell division protein ZapD → MTSTDNDNILYEYPLQERMRTYLRLEHGFEQLKASRTCFDEQAEPFFNALFAVTELLERCDIRTELTKDLELDKQRLQKWEEHPDVDRDALRRTINEIEHCLSTLQDIPKYLRQLKDDALLASIRQRFSQPGMSGLFELPQLHLWLSQSAEEKQQQCESWSQTLAFVELAITLKLTLLREQSVFAPIQLQNGFLQESSEQLLAMLRIRVPRSAKIYPVISGHRQRFTVRFMPLPGENKETSLHDIEFELARCSP, encoded by the coding sequence ATGACATCTACTGATAACGACAACATTCTCTATGAATATCCGCTTCAGGAGCGTATGCGAACTTATTTGCGTTTAGAACATGGCTTCGAACAGTTAAAAGCAAGCCGAACCTGTTTTGATGAACAGGCTGAGCCCTTTTTTAATGCCCTGTTTGCTGTCACCGAACTACTTGAGCGCTGTGACATTCGTACCGAACTGACGAAAGATTTAGAGCTCGACAAACAGCGTTTACAGAAATGGGAAGAACACCCCGACGTTGACCGCGACGCATTGCGAAGAACCATTAATGAAATTGAGCATTGCCTCAGCACGCTGCAGGATATTCCAAAGTACTTACGCCAGCTCAAAGACGATGCGCTGCTGGCAAGTATACGCCAACGGTTCAGCCAACCTGGCATGAGCGGCTTATTTGAATTACCGCAGTTACATTTATGGTTAAGTCAGTCTGCTGAAGAGAAGCAGCAACAATGCGAAAGCTGGAGTCAGACACTGGCTTTTGTCGAACTGGCTATTACTTTAAAACTCACCTTATTACGCGAGCAATCCGTTTTTGCGCCAATACAATTGCAAAATGGTTTCCTGCAGGAAAGTTCAGAGCAGTTACTTGCCATGCTGCGAATTAGAGTCCCCCGCTCGGCGAAGATTTATCCTGTCATCAGTGGGCATCGGCAACGATTTACGGTACGATTCATGCCCTTACCGGGGGAGAACAAAGAAACATCCCTGCACGATATTGAATTTGAACTCGCAAGGTGTAGTCCATGA